The following DNA comes from Actinomycetota bacterium.
AACGAGCCGACAGTGTCCCGGCTAACCCCATGGTCCCGGAAGCGCTTCTCATTGCGGACACCGACCGCTAGGGCCGTTGCAACGAAGCAGCCGGTACCTACTGTGCCGACACATGCAGCGACGGCTGCGACACTCGCGATCGTGTCGCGGTTACGAACGACGAATTCAGTCGCGTTGTTGGCGAGACCGGCAGCCCTGCTGATAGCCCGGCCACCGGTCGCGTCCCACGTCCTCCTCAAGCCGTCCCAGGGCGCCAGGCCCAACGGGTCGATCGCGTTGATCGGGTTGCCCGCGGCGTACAGGTAGGGCTCGCCCGTCAGGGCCACCAGCGGGTCCCTCGACACGAACTGTCCCGTCGCCGGGTCGTAGTAGCGGGCCCGGAGGTACACGAAGCCGGTCTCGGCGTCGGTGTACTCGCCGGCGAAGCGCAGGGGGGTGGTGGCGGTGCCGGTGGAGGTGGCCAGCTCGCCGTAGGGGCCGTAGGTGAAGGTGGCCACCACCTCGCCGGTGGCCGAGGTGAGCTGGCGGGTGGAGCCGAGCTGGTCCTGGTGCAGGTAGGTGGGCACGTTGGCGGCGTCGAGCTGGTAGAGGGGGCGGCCCCCGGGGCCGTAGACGAAGCGCAGCTCGCCGTCGGAGAGCACGAGGGGGACGGGGCCGGACTCGTCCCAGGAGAAGGGCTTCGTCTGGTCGGCCACCGTCTTGGAGGTGCGCAGGCCGTCGCCCCGGTAGGCGTAGGTGGCCAGGGCGGTCCCGGGG
Coding sequences within:
- a CDS encoding RHS repeat-associated core domain-containing protein yields the protein AGAEATSAGPVHSLQVLADGSARAWGFGATGALGEGTTDSHPTPVAVDGLAAPGTALATYAYRGDGLRTSKTVADQTKPFSWDESGPVPLVLSDGELRFVYGPGGRPLYQLDAANVPTYLHQDQLGSTRQLTSATGEVVATFTYGPYGELATSTGTATTPLRFAGEYTDAETGFVYLRARYYDPATGQFVSRDPLVALTGEPYLYAAGNPINAIDPLGLAPWDGLRRTWDATGGRAISRAAGLANNATEFVVRNRDTIASVAAVAACVGTVGTGCFVATALAVGVRNEKRFRDHGVSRDTVGSFIVDGVLSFGTLGLVRIPSQLATARLADPLARHAVPVVSGPIPRFAVESGKAGLLGGLSLLSRWTLDGRLDGLGC